The following are encoded in a window of Arthrobacter sp. NicSoilB4 genomic DNA:
- the galT gene encoding galactose-1-phosphate uridylyltransferase, with protein sequence MTRTTMTRLADGREILYFDDAGSAERPAASLVDHRELPARPEPGQLRFDALSGEWVAVAAHRQSRTHLPPADQCPICPTTPANRTEIPAPDYDVAVFENRFPSLGPATHDVPPAPGWGTAAPAVGRCEVVAFTPQHTGSFAELGWRRTRTVIDAWAHRTEALSALPGIQQVFPFENRGADIGVTLHHPHGQIYAYPYVTPRAAVLAAAAGDFAATSDGGETLTSSLLRAERLDGSRMVLEGEHFSAYVPFAARWPLEVHLVPHRQVPDLAALDGAERDELAELYPELLRRFDALYPTPTPYIAAWHQAPLGAALRRDGHLHLQLTSPRRAADKLKYLAGSEAAMGAFINDTTPESVAARLREVASEAAAGPAGAATRTTMNPEGAPA encoded by the coding sequence ATGACGCGAACCACCATGACCCGCCTGGCTGACGGCCGGGAGATCCTCTATTTTGACGACGCAGGGTCCGCCGAGCGGCCCGCGGCCTCCCTCGTGGACCACCGCGAGCTGCCCGCCCGCCCCGAACCGGGCCAGTTGCGCTTCGATGCGCTCAGCGGCGAGTGGGTGGCCGTCGCCGCGCACCGGCAGTCGCGCACGCACCTGCCGCCGGCCGACCAGTGCCCCATCTGCCCGACGACGCCGGCCAACCGGACCGAGATTCCGGCGCCGGACTACGACGTCGCCGTCTTTGAGAACCGCTTCCCCTCCCTGGGCCCGGCCACGCACGACGTCCCGCCGGCGCCGGGCTGGGGGACCGCAGCGCCCGCCGTCGGCCGCTGCGAAGTGGTGGCCTTTACCCCGCAGCACACCGGCTCATTCGCGGAACTGGGCTGGCGCCGCACTCGCACGGTAATCGATGCCTGGGCCCACCGCACGGAGGCGCTTAGCGCGCTGCCCGGCATCCAGCAGGTCTTCCCGTTCGAAAACCGTGGCGCCGACATCGGCGTCACCCTGCACCACCCGCACGGTCAGATCTACGCCTACCCGTACGTCACGCCCCGCGCCGCGGTCCTGGCTGCCGCGGCCGGCGATTTCGCCGCCACGTCCGACGGCGGGGAGACGCTTACGTCCTCCCTGCTGCGCGCCGAACGCCTGGACGGCAGCCGCATGGTGCTCGAGGGTGAACACTTCAGCGCCTACGTCCCCTTCGCGGCCCGCTGGCCGCTGGAAGTCCACCTAGTCCCGCACCGCCAGGTCCCGGACCTCGCAGCGCTGGACGGCGCGGAACGCGACGAGTTGGCCGAGCTGTACCCCGAACTCCTGAGGCGCTTCGACGCCCTGTACCCGACGCCCACCCCCTACATCGCCGCCTGGCACCAGGCCCCGCTGGGGGCGGCACTGCGCCGGGACGGCCACCTGCACCTGCAGCTGACCTCGCCCCGCCGCGCCGCGGACAAGCTCAAGTACCTGGCCGGTTCCGAAGCCGCAATGGGAGCCTTCATCAACGACACCACCCCGGAATCCGTCGCCGCCCGGCTGCGAGAAGTGGCCAGTGAAGCGGCCGCCGGACCGGCAGGCGCCGCCACCCGCACCACCATGAACCCGGAAGGCGCTCCCGCATGA
- a CDS encoding DeoR/GlpR family DNA-binding transcription regulator, which produces MLAAARHSAIIAEVQRERIVRVADLARMLGVSLMTVRRDIEALDAAGAVEKIHGGAKLPGAVSTHEPGFELKVTQLQEEKMAIAHEAAAQVREGMAVGLSAGTTTWALAQLLSAGPRITVVTNSVRVADVFHQSSSPSTVILTGGERTPSDALVGPLATSALKQLHLDVLFLGVHGVDADAGFTTPNVLEAETDRAFVAAARRVVILADHTKWGTFGISTIAGLEEADELISDEGLPGEARRILAERVGRLRLAPGGASARTAEAG; this is translated from the coding sequence ATGCTCGCCGCAGCCCGCCACTCCGCCATCATCGCGGAGGTCCAGCGCGAGCGGATTGTCCGCGTCGCGGACCTCGCCCGCATGCTGGGCGTGTCACTCATGACCGTCCGGCGGGACATCGAGGCACTCGATGCGGCGGGCGCCGTGGAGAAGATCCACGGCGGGGCCAAGCTTCCCGGCGCGGTGAGCACCCACGAGCCCGGCTTCGAGCTGAAGGTGACGCAGCTGCAGGAAGAGAAGATGGCGATCGCGCACGAGGCCGCGGCCCAGGTGCGCGAGGGTATGGCGGTGGGCCTCAGCGCGGGCACCACCACTTGGGCGCTGGCGCAGCTGCTATCCGCAGGCCCCCGGATCACCGTGGTGACCAACTCGGTACGCGTGGCCGACGTCTTCCACCAGAGCTCGTCCCCGTCCACGGTGATCCTGACGGGCGGCGAACGCACACCCTCCGACGCCCTGGTGGGGCCGCTGGCCACGTCGGCCCTCAAGCAGCTGCATCTGGACGTGCTGTTCCTGGGCGTCCACGGCGTGGATGCCGACGCGGGTTTCACGACGCCGAATGTGCTGGAAGCCGAGACGGACCGCGCCTTCGTGGCAGCGGCCCGCCGGGTTGTGATCCTGGCCGACCACACGAAGTGGGGCACCTTCGGCATCAGCACCATCGCCGGACTGGAGGAGGCTGACGAGCTCATCAGCGACGAGGGCCTGCCCGGTGAGGCGCGGCGGATCCTGGCTGAGCGGGTGGGCCGGTTGCGGCTGGCGCCCGGTGGCGCCTCTGCCCGCACGGCCGAGGCCGGGTAG
- the arfB gene encoding alternative ribosome rescue aminoacyl-tRNA hydrolase ArfB, which yields MDLEVSPALTIPASELGWRFSRSSGPGGQHVNTSDSRVELSWSVADSAVLSDGQRLLLVKRLGRRLVAGVITVTASERRSQLRNREMALAKLANLVAEGLAPEAAHRRATKPTRGSNQRRLAAKGHRAATKLQRRRPSAE from the coding sequence ATGGATCTGGAGGTGTCGCCCGCGCTCACGATTCCGGCGTCGGAACTCGGCTGGCGGTTCTCACGGTCGTCCGGGCCGGGCGGCCAACACGTCAACACGTCGGACAGCCGCGTTGAGCTCTCGTGGAGCGTCGCGGACTCGGCCGTACTTTCGGATGGCCAGCGGCTGCTGCTGGTTAAGCGGCTGGGACGACGTCTCGTCGCCGGGGTGATCACCGTGACCGCATCCGAACGGCGTTCCCAGTTGCGCAACCGCGAGATGGCACTGGCCAAGCTTGCCAACCTGGTGGCGGAGGGCCTCGCTCCAGAAGCTGCCCATCGCCGGGCGACCAAACCCACCCGGGGCTCGAACCAGCGCCGCCTCGCGGCAAAAGGACACCGGGCGGCCACGAAACTGCAGCGCAGGCGGCCCTCCGCCGAGTAG
- a CDS encoding DUF6221 family protein, with protein sequence MNIVEFLEARIAEEEAAIRDGMFVVGTSDLPVDGTDGKGSLGERMQEECAQKRAIIASWKEAAGDEGIEDPREAQGTVAIARRAMLTILAGSYREHPDYDDGWSPDLPNEVPAEGPAR encoded by the coding sequence ATGAACATCGTCGAGTTTCTGGAAGCACGGATCGCGGAAGAAGAAGCAGCTATCCGGGACGGCATGTTCGTTGTCGGTACGTCCGATCTGCCTGTGGACGGAACCGACGGCAAAGGTTCCCTCGGGGAGCGGATGCAGGAGGAGTGCGCACAGAAAAGGGCCATCATCGCCAGCTGGAAGGAAGCGGCCGGCGACGAGGGAATCGAAGATCCGCGGGAGGCTCAAGGGACAGTCGCCATCGCTCGCCGGGCAATGCTGACTATTCTTGCCGGGTCCTACCGGGAGCACCCGGACTACGACGATGGCTGGTCACCTGACCTGCCCAACGAAGTGCCGGCTGAGGGGCCCGCCCGATAG
- a CDS encoding alpha/beta hydrolase, translating into MDSEVRNLRLTTGITVPCLVHGSEDARPLLLLHAWGESRRSFDRLIPRLTGFRVYAPDLRGQGDADKPPDGYSLAEQAGDAAAILDALDLQSAFVLGSSSGGYVAQQLAVGHPERVAALVLVGSPLSLRDRPAFTDEVGRLTDPIDEDWVRNSLSWFPLLHAVPRWFIEDRVQDGVRMPAHAWKRILDGLCAATPPTEAGTIHAPTLILWGAHDGLLPRRHQQALAARIAGAEFKVYPAVGHLVLWECPEQVAEDATQFFGAVD; encoded by the coding sequence ATGGACTCCGAGGTCCGGAATCTGCGGCTCACCACAGGCATCACGGTGCCGTGCCTCGTCCACGGAAGCGAAGACGCACGGCCGCTGTTGCTGCTGCATGCCTGGGGTGAATCCCGCCGGAGCTTCGACCGCCTGATACCCCGGCTGACAGGCTTCAGGGTCTATGCACCGGACCTCCGGGGCCAGGGCGACGCCGACAAACCGCCGGACGGCTATTCGCTGGCGGAACAGGCCGGGGATGCCGCCGCAATTCTGGATGCCCTCGATCTGCAGAGCGCCTTCGTCCTCGGCTCCTCCAGCGGCGGCTACGTGGCCCAGCAGCTGGCCGTTGGGCACCCGGAGCGCGTCGCGGCGCTCGTGCTGGTGGGCTCGCCCTTGAGCCTGCGGGACCGGCCTGCTTTCACGGACGAGGTCGGCCGCCTCACGGACCCCATCGACGAGGACTGGGTGCGGAATTCGCTGTCCTGGTTTCCCCTGCTGCATGCAGTGCCGAGGTGGTTCATCGAGGACCGGGTGCAGGACGGCGTCAGGATGCCCGCACACGCATGGAAGCGCATTCTGGATGGCCTCTGTGCCGCCACACCGCCCACCGAGGCCGGAACAATTCATGCGCCCACGCTGATCCTGTGGGGAGCCCACGACGGCTTGCTGCCGCGGCGGCACCAGCAGGCCCTGGCGGCACGAATAGCGGGCGCCGAGTTTAAGGTCTATCCCGCCGTCGGGCATCTGGTCTTATGGGAGTGCCCCGAACAAGTGGCAGAGGACGCGACGCAGTTCTTTGGGGCCGTCGACTGA
- a CDS encoding cation:proton antiporter, with translation MELTAIVLITATLFAWALVSARLQKADLTAPVVFTAVGAAMAWSGLVDGSSPPEAVTPVVEVTLVWVLFSDAARLPLQQLRRDVGRYVRLLGVGLPLTIVFGWALAYWFFPQFGLWLALLVGAALAPTDAALGIPVVTNPAVPSRIRQLITVESGLNDGIATPVVMLAIAGAAAAAGLESAHGPGSAAVELLIGAGVGAAAGAAGGWLLRLARRRGTAVEDFAGIGVLALSLFAYSAALAAGGNGFVAAFCGGLAFGTCAGQRGPAELVFVEQMGGLVSLLVWLAFGAISVPTMLANFVPLTLVYAVLSLTVVRMLPVALASIGSGLDRNTVLFVGWFGPRGLASLVFALLALEALGPVSDEAVAVISATVLLSVLAHGFSAAPLAARYGRAATAAGPEPGGSVPVAPAPARGLSRRHTPVPRFRPKRARP, from the coding sequence ATGGAGCTGACGGCCATAGTCCTCATCACTGCCACCCTGTTCGCCTGGGCGCTGGTTTCGGCGCGGCTTCAGAAGGCGGACCTCACGGCTCCGGTGGTGTTCACCGCTGTCGGCGCGGCCATGGCCTGGTCCGGGCTGGTGGATGGCTCGTCGCCCCCGGAGGCAGTCACCCCGGTGGTGGAGGTCACCCTGGTGTGGGTGCTGTTCTCCGACGCCGCCCGGCTTCCGCTGCAGCAGTTGCGCCGGGACGTGGGCCGCTATGTGCGGCTGCTGGGGGTCGGCCTGCCGCTGACGATCGTGTTCGGGTGGGCCCTGGCGTACTGGTTCTTCCCCCAGTTCGGGCTGTGGCTGGCCCTCCTCGTCGGCGCGGCGCTGGCTCCCACCGACGCTGCCCTCGGGATCCCGGTGGTGACGAATCCGGCGGTGCCGTCGCGGATCCGCCAGCTGATCACGGTGGAGAGCGGCCTCAACGACGGCATCGCCACTCCGGTCGTGATGCTCGCGATTGCCGGGGCGGCCGCCGCAGCCGGCCTGGAGAGCGCCCACGGTCCCGGCAGCGCGGCGGTCGAGCTGCTCATCGGCGCCGGCGTCGGCGCAGCGGCCGGGGCCGCGGGCGGGTGGCTGCTGCGGCTGGCCCGCCGGCGCGGGACCGCCGTCGAGGATTTCGCCGGCATCGGGGTCCTTGCCCTGAGCCTGTTCGCCTATTCTGCCGCCCTCGCCGCGGGCGGCAACGGTTTCGTCGCCGCGTTCTGCGGAGGGCTGGCCTTCGGCACGTGCGCCGGCCAGCGGGGGCCGGCGGAGCTGGTCTTCGTCGAGCAGATGGGCGGCCTGGTCTCACTGCTCGTTTGGCTGGCCTTCGGGGCCATCTCCGTTCCGACCATGCTGGCGAACTTCGTCCCGCTGACTCTCGTCTACGCCGTGCTCAGCCTCACGGTGGTCCGCATGCTGCCGGTGGCGCTGGCCTCGATCGGTTCCGGACTCGACCGGAACACCGTCCTGTTCGTGGGGTGGTTCGGCCCGCGCGGCCTGGCGTCGCTCGTCTTCGCGCTGCTGGCACTGGAAGCCCTGGGGCCCGTGTCCGACGAAGCAGTGGCCGTCATTTCAGCCACCGTCCTGCTCAGCGTTCTGGCCCACGGCTTCAGTGCCGCGCCGCTGGCCGCCCGCTACGGACGGGCCGCAACCGCGGCGGGCCCGGAACCCGGCGGATCGGTGCCGGTGGCGCCCGCTCCCGCCCGGGGCCTGAGCCGCAGGCACACGCCTGTTCCCCGTTTTCGGCCAAAGCGCGCCCGCCCCTAG
- a CDS encoding alpha/beta hydrolase, producing MSLQPGTGPSVAAALQRYVLPTELGPCTVRVQQGTGGRPPASGTPDVYLHGAAGSWTDFVPLLSGAQPQARVLIDLPGWGESTKGARLEQFSIEAMARAVTGVLNSLGYLRWNLVGHSMGGFLALHIAATSPERTASVAAISATTFGVAEAARRPLRGLSGFPAFAGMLLLMRSVAALGPAGSALVRAVRATPVTGLLLSPFFANPAAISKSVIRGLGRNARPAGFCAAAEAAAHYDFGPWRGIICPVLATRGDSDVFTPPSDLARLADVVPHVRMVTIRQCGHFANIEQPDQVQLLLDDLRSL from the coding sequence ATGAGTCTTCAGCCGGGCACCGGTCCGAGCGTGGCGGCCGCACTGCAGCGGTATGTCCTTCCCACGGAACTGGGTCCCTGCACAGTGCGTGTCCAGCAGGGCACCGGAGGCCGGCCTCCCGCATCCGGCACACCCGACGTTTACCTTCACGGCGCCGCGGGATCCTGGACTGACTTCGTCCCGCTGCTTTCCGGCGCGCAGCCCCAGGCGCGGGTGCTGATTGATCTGCCGGGCTGGGGCGAATCCACGAAGGGCGCCCGGCTCGAACAATTCAGCATCGAGGCGATGGCCCGCGCAGTCACCGGCGTACTGAACTCGCTAGGTTACCTGCGATGGAACCTGGTGGGCCACTCCATGGGAGGGTTCCTGGCGCTGCATATTGCCGCGACGTCGCCGGAGCGGACCGCCAGCGTAGCCGCCATATCCGCTACGACCTTCGGCGTGGCCGAAGCAGCCCGTCGGCCACTGCGCGGGCTGTCCGGATTCCCGGCGTTCGCCGGCATGCTGCTGCTCATGCGCTCCGTGGCGGCCCTCGGCCCGGCAGGGTCGGCGCTGGTCCGCGCAGTCCGTGCCACACCTGTGACGGGACTACTGTTGTCCCCGTTCTTCGCGAACCCCGCAGCCATTTCCAAGAGCGTGATCCGCGGCCTTGGCCGCAATGCTCGGCCCGCAGGCTTCTGCGCTGCTGCCGAGGCAGCGGCGCACTACGATTTTGGTCCGTGGCGCGGGATCATCTGTCCGGTGCTGGCGACCCGCGGGGACAGCGACGTGTTCACGCCTCCGTCCGATCTGGCCCGGCTGGCCGATGTGGTCCCGCACGTCCGGATGGTGACGATCCGCCAATGCGGCCACTTCGCGAACATCGAGCAGCCGGACCAGGTGCAGCTGCTCCTCGATGACCTGCGTTCGCTGTGA
- a CDS encoding MFS transporter, translating into MSGIPWRLILSSQAALAQASWTGIRLIIGYRALAAGADPVFLGALASSFALPALLAAIPAGRVADRVGGTGMAVIGLLIAAAGTAALLVIPGLPALLIASAIVGLGHLLVMVGHQSFVAHFSTADSRDGAFGALTAAASVGQLIGPPVVTIAASFGAGSNGSLPDTDVGLLVCLTFTLLAAPGYFTLRRPDAKLRVHRRSQTSVSSRAGRLIAIPGVWRSLAVSAAVLTTVDLMYAFVPVWATENGITAPTVGFLLALRAAVSVLSRLGLTRLIGKFGRKSLLVTSIAVAALALTALPLVGSYGAVGVMIGLGIGLGIPQPLTMSWVIGLADPSHHGAVLGLRLTANRLAQISLPLAVGALAAPLGVLGIFWANAAVLLGALAVVAGSDAGNRPSSNGQKE; encoded by the coding sequence TTGAGCGGGATCCCGTGGCGGCTGATCCTGAGCAGCCAGGCTGCCCTGGCGCAGGCTTCCTGGACGGGCATCCGCCTCATCATTGGATACCGGGCGCTGGCGGCGGGCGCCGATCCGGTCTTCCTTGGAGCGTTGGCATCGAGTTTCGCCCTGCCTGCCCTTCTAGCGGCGATACCTGCCGGGCGGGTGGCGGACAGGGTCGGCGGAACGGGCATGGCGGTGATCGGGCTGCTGATAGCAGCGGCAGGCACCGCAGCCCTGCTCGTGATCCCGGGCCTCCCCGCACTATTGATCGCAAGTGCGATTGTGGGCCTCGGGCATCTCCTGGTGATGGTGGGCCACCAGAGCTTCGTGGCCCATTTCAGCACAGCCGATTCGAGGGACGGCGCCTTCGGTGCGCTGACAGCGGCGGCGTCCGTAGGCCAGCTTATTGGGCCGCCGGTGGTGACGATCGCGGCGTCGTTCGGCGCCGGAAGTAACGGAAGTCTTCCCGATACCGACGTTGGACTGCTGGTTTGTCTGACCTTTACGCTTCTGGCGGCGCCGGGATATTTCACTCTTCGGCGTCCGGATGCAAAACTCCGGGTGCATCGGCGGAGTCAAACGAGCGTTTCGTCCCGGGCAGGAAGGCTTATCGCCATACCTGGGGTGTGGAGGTCACTCGCGGTCAGCGCTGCGGTGCTCACCACGGTCGACCTGATGTACGCCTTCGTTCCCGTCTGGGCGACGGAAAACGGCATCACTGCGCCCACTGTTGGTTTTCTTCTCGCGCTGAGAGCCGCGGTGTCAGTGCTGAGCCGACTCGGGCTGACCCGGCTCATCGGCAAATTCGGTCGCAAATCCCTCCTGGTCACCTCCATCGCGGTCGCAGCTTTGGCACTCACGGCGCTTCCGCTCGTCGGCTCGTACGGTGCCGTAGGCGTGATGATCGGTCTCGGAATTGGGCTGGGCATACCCCAGCCCCTGACGATGTCGTGGGTCATAGGGCTCGCCGACCCCTCCCACCACGGCGCGGTACTGGGACTTCGTCTCACAGCGAACCGGTTAGCCCAGATCTCCCTTCCCCTCGCCGTGGGAGCCCTGGCTGCGCCGCTCGGGGTTCTGGGCATCTTCTGGGCCAACGCCGCGGTGTTGCTCGGCGCCCTCGCCGTCGTAGCGGGATCCGACGCCGGCAATCGACCAAGCAGTAATGGTCAGAAGGAATGA
- a CDS encoding cyclase family protein, protein MTIPTEPGQYPSYAGLLGRAGKLSGTSWGLFPEPGRGTPSFISQHAVRQARDCIRSGAVFGLDYSADAFDPGMSLKRTAPRHIIYSSHPAHRDDYVDGYYLQGSSQIDGLRHRRADDVGFYNGTPDDQIREGTAELGIQEWAERPIAGRGVLVDLDGFRREQGNPIDHPGGEPLTLALIQAAMAAQSLRLRPGDILMLHTGWCEWFLTLTLEEKMRARDTRRATGVAQSEEFVAWVWDNQLALIAADNFAFECLPVVPTSPFLRSAPNDHGMMHQQLLAKLGMAIGELWRLGPLSRQMKATGDWDAFVSIKPLNITGGTGSPANATAVV, encoded by the coding sequence ATGACAATACCGACGGAACCCGGACAGTACCCGTCCTACGCCGGCCTCCTGGGGCGGGCGGGCAAACTCTCCGGCACTTCATGGGGGCTCTTTCCTGAACCGGGCCGCGGGACGCCATCCTTCATAAGCCAGCATGCCGTCCGCCAGGCACGGGACTGCATCAGGAGCGGTGCCGTGTTTGGCCTGGACTACTCAGCGGACGCTTTCGACCCTGGAATGTCGCTCAAGCGCACCGCTCCACGCCACATCATCTATTCCTCGCATCCGGCGCACCGCGACGACTACGTGGACGGCTACTACCTCCAGGGATCTTCACAGATCGACGGTCTCCGCCATCGGAGGGCCGACGACGTGGGTTTCTACAACGGCACGCCGGATGACCAGATCCGAGAAGGAACCGCCGAGCTCGGCATCCAGGAATGGGCGGAGCGCCCCATTGCCGGCAGGGGAGTGCTGGTTGACCTCGACGGATTCCGCAGGGAACAAGGGAACCCGATAGATCACCCGGGCGGCGAACCACTCACCCTCGCACTGATACAGGCTGCGATGGCCGCGCAATCCCTCCGGCTGCGTCCCGGCGACATCCTTATGCTCCACACTGGTTGGTGTGAATGGTTCCTGACCCTGACTCTGGAGGAAAAGATGCGCGCCCGCGACACACGCAGGGCAACCGGCGTAGCCCAGTCGGAGGAATTTGTTGCCTGGGTTTGGGACAACCAGCTGGCACTTATCGCCGCCGATAATTTTGCCTTCGAGTGCCTTCCCGTCGTGCCGACCAGTCCGTTCCTTCGCTCTGCGCCGAACGACCACGGGATGATGCACCAGCAACTACTGGCCAAACTTGGCATGGCCATCGGTGAACTGTGGCGGCTCGGACCCCTCAGCCGGCAGATGAAAGCCACGGGGGACTGGGACGCTTTCGTCAGCATCAAACCCCTGAATATCACCGGTGGAACCGGATCACCCGCCAATGCCACGGCAGTGGTCTGA
- a CDS encoding TRAP transporter large permease subunit, translating to MIGIWALGAYLAVILLWTTLMRRSVGEAMILGFLVVLPFTGAAAQVGWTAFYSAVTDEIVYATMAFVFMGYLLDKTGVLDRLIDLLNSLLGGMRGGPAWVSTVASAGLGGVVHNQAAIAATVGSVTIPWMEKSKLDKPSAATLVAGNAGMGITFPFSASMFVLVGSATVGPLLDVDDLVLPLLVGGLWCFLHRLVVTWLLVRKSGMTVLDPSHRLAVGVAFKQGAATLLLFAVVAIPLIITSGGIATALSDWTGGDVAKSVSVIIWIPVVLIITGALLGRRRLPGSVRAWWALLQQSAPRFGVVGVTVVFAFAGANALAATGLPQQMTALLNDLKLPLWLLAILIGLIVIAVAAPLSATATMAAVGTVGVATLVAAGVPATTAAVAVLVFSSCEAAVPPGGAPLYVACGIADVDPTKTFARLLTHYALPLLGIGVLITVGVLPI from the coding sequence ATGATCGGCATCTGGGCCCTGGGTGCCTATCTGGCCGTCATCCTGCTGTGGACGACCCTCATGAGACGCAGCGTCGGGGAGGCAATGATCCTCGGATTCTTGGTGGTGCTCCCCTTCACGGGGGCCGCGGCCCAAGTCGGATGGACTGCGTTCTACTCCGCGGTGACCGACGAAATCGTCTACGCCACGATGGCGTTCGTCTTTATGGGATACCTGCTCGACAAGACGGGCGTCCTGGACAGGCTCATTGATTTGCTGAACTCCCTGCTCGGCGGCATGAGGGGAGGCCCCGCCTGGGTGTCCACCGTGGCCTCGGCCGGGCTGGGCGGCGTCGTCCACAACCAAGCGGCCATCGCCGCCACAGTGGGATCCGTGACAATCCCCTGGATGGAAAAGTCCAAGCTGGATAAGCCTTCGGCGGCGACGCTTGTCGCTGGAAATGCCGGGATGGGTATCACCTTCCCGTTCAGTGCCTCGATGTTCGTGCTCGTTGGGTCAGCCACAGTCGGGCCGTTGCTTGACGTGGATGACCTCGTCCTCCCCTTGCTCGTCGGCGGGTTGTGGTGTTTCTTGCATCGTCTGGTTGTTACCTGGTTGCTGGTGCGCAAAAGCGGAATGACCGTCCTGGATCCCTCCCACCGCCTGGCGGTGGGAGTTGCATTCAAACAGGGGGCCGCGACACTGCTGCTGTTCGCCGTGGTGGCAATTCCGTTGATCATCACCTCCGGCGGCATCGCAACGGCGCTCTCGGACTGGACCGGAGGGGACGTCGCCAAGTCCGTCAGCGTGATCATCTGGATACCGGTGGTCTTGATCATCACCGGTGCCCTTCTGGGCAGGAGACGGCTGCCCGGCAGCGTCCGTGCCTGGTGGGCGCTGCTGCAGCAGTCCGCCCCGAGGTTTGGCGTCGTCGGCGTCACCGTCGTTTTCGCGTTCGCCGGGGCCAACGCCCTTGCCGCTACCGGCTTGCCCCAGCAGATGACGGCATTGCTCAACGACCTGAAGCTGCCGTTGTGGCTTCTCGCGATCCTGATCGGGCTGATCGTTATCGCGGTCGCAGCACCGCTGTCTGCCACGGCCACCATGGCCGCCGTCGGAACGGTCGGCGTCGCCACACTCGTTGCCGCAGGCGTACCGGCAACGACCGCAGCTGTCGCCGTGCTGGTGTTCTCGTCTTGCGAAGCCGCGGTCCCACCGGGAGGTGCGCCGTTGTATGTCGCCTGTGGCATCGCGGATGTGGATCCGACCAAGACCTTCGCCCGCCTGCTCACCCATTACGCCCTGCCGTTGCTGGGCATCGGTGTGCTGATCACTGTCGGCGTCCTGCCGATCTAA
- a CDS encoding NAD(P)-dependent oxidoreductase — protein sequence MTACTVIGLGEAGATYAAALVAAGHSVRGFDPVAPSTPAGVSRIATAAQACVGAEVVLVLTGAAAAPNVAQECLPVMPAGSCYADFTSSSPDVMRELGRRPSNAAFVDVAILGPVPTQGVRTPLMVSGPGSKAIADLLAPLGADVEIAAGEPGAAMAHKLLRSVLMKGLASVVVEAVTAGRAAGLEDWIRGQIARQLAGDGQAVIDRFLTGTAKHAVRRSKEMHDTATYLSSDLAVPAEMTTAAATALERIAAEAARTSPALR from the coding sequence ATGACAGCGTGCACCGTCATCGGCCTCGGCGAAGCGGGGGCCACCTATGCGGCGGCCCTCGTCGCCGCAGGCCACAGCGTCAGGGGATTTGATCCCGTCGCCCCGTCCACCCCTGCCGGAGTGTCCCGAATCGCAACCGCAGCCCAGGCCTGCGTGGGCGCGGAGGTTGTTCTGGTTCTCACCGGAGCAGCCGCGGCCCCCAACGTGGCGCAGGAATGCCTGCCCGTTATGCCGGCAGGCAGCTGTTACGCGGACTTCACGTCCTCCTCGCCGGACGTCATGCGGGAACTCGGGCGGCGTCCAAGCAACGCGGCGTTTGTGGATGTCGCCATCCTCGGTCCCGTTCCCACCCAGGGAGTGCGGACACCGTTGATGGTCAGCGGACCCGGATCCAAGGCGATCGCCGACCTCCTGGCCCCGTTGGGCGCCGACGTCGAAATCGCTGCAGGGGAGCCCGGGGCCGCCATGGCTCACAAGCTCCTCCGCAGCGTCCTGATGAAAGGCCTGGCTTCGGTGGTGGTCGAAGCCGTCACCGCCGGCCGCGCCGCCGGTCTGGAGGACTGGATCCGCGGGCAGATCGCCCGTCAGTTGGCCGGAGACGGGCAGGCGGTCATCGACCGGTTCCTCACCGGAACGGCAAAGCACGCCGTGCGACGTTCCAAGGAAATGCACGACACTGCCACCTATCTTTCCTCGGACCTCGCAGTCCCGGCCGAAATGACAACAGCCGCCGCAACGGCACTGGAACGCATCGCCGCGGAAGCCGCACGGACGTCTCCAGCCTTGCGCTGA